The sequence CGGGCGGCGGCCAGGCGGGCGGCGGGAACAACCCGCTGGGCGGCCTCATGGACATGCTGAACAAGTCGGGGCTGGCCGACCAGGCCCAGTCCTGGGTCGGCACCGGCGAGAACAAGCCCGTCAGCGCCGACCAGATCAAGGAGGCCCTGCCGGCCGGCACCCTCCAGAAGGTCGCCGAGCAGGCCGGCGTCACCCCGGAGCAGGCCGCCGACGAGATCGCGCAGACGCTGCCCCAGGCGGTCGACAAGCTGACGCCGGACGGGCAGGTGCCGTCGGGTTCGCTGGAGGACATCATCAAGGCGCAGGCGCTCTGACACCTCCCCGAAGGCGCCACTTCGGACTTACTCGTCCAGGGCCCGGGCTCGCCTCGCGTACGCCGCGAGCCCGGGCCCTCGCGGCGTACGCGGTGCCCACTACCCTGGCCGGACAAGCCCTTTCGCCGTGCCGTACGCAACCCTGGAGCGCCCCCGTGAGAACCGCCGTCGTCATCGGAACCGGACTGATCGGCACCTCGGCGGCGCTCGCCCTGACCGCCCGCGGGATCACCGTGCACCTGGTCGACCACGACCCGGCGCAGGCCCGTACGGCGGCCGCCCTCGGGGCCGGCTCCGACGAGCCGCTGGAGGGTCAGGTCGACCTGGCGGTCGTCGCCGTACCGCCCGCCCACGTCGCGGCCACGCTGGCCGAGGTGATCGGAGGCGGTGTGGCCCGGGCCTACGTGGACGTCGCCAGCGTCAAGGGCGGCCCGCGGCGGGAACTGGCCGCCCTGGGCGTGGACCTGACGGCGTACATCGGCACCCACCCGATGGCCGGCAAGGAGCGGTCGGGGCCCCTCGCCGCCACCGCGGACCTCTTCGAGGGCCGCCCGTGGGTGCTCACCCCGACCCGGGACACCGACCACGAGGTCCTGAACCTGGCGCTGGAACTGGTGGCCCTGTGCCGGGCCGTACCCGTGGTGATGGACGCGGACGCACACGACCGGGCGGTGGCGCTGGTCTCGCACACCCCCCAGCTGGTGTCGAGCATGGTCGCGGCCCGCCTGGAGGAGGCCGACGAGACGGCGGTCCGGCTGTGCGGGCAGGGCATCCGGGACGTGACGCGGATCGCGGCCTCCGATCCGCGGATGTGGGTGGAGATCCTGTCGGCGAACCCGGGGCCGGTGGCCGACGTCCTGAGCGGGATCGCCGCGGACCTGGCGGAGACCGTGGCGGCCCTGCGCGGCCTCCAGTCGGCCGACGAGGAGAAGCGGCGGGGTGGCGCCGCCGGGATCGAGGACGTGCTGCGGCGCGGGAACGCGGGGCGGGTGCGGGTGCCGGGCAAGCACGGCGCGGCGCCGACGGTCTACGAGACGGTGGCCGTGCTCATCTCCGACCAGCCGGGGGAGCTGGCGCGGATCTTCGCCGACGCCGGGCGGGCCGGGGTCAACATCGAGGACGTGCGGATCGAGCACGCGACGGGGCAGCAGGCGGGTCTGGTCCAGCTGATGGTGGAGCCGCGTGCCGTGGCCGGCCTGACGGCCGAGCTGCGCGAGCGGGGCTGGGCGCTGCGGCAGCAGTAGCCCCTGCGGGCCGGCTGCCGGGGCTCCGCCCCGGACCCCGCGCCTCGAACGCCGGCGGGGCTGGATCGTCCACCGCCGCTGCGGAGCCCCCGCAGCGGCGGTGCACATGCCGGGGACCGGGGGTGGCTGGGGCCCGGTAACCTGGAGCAGGGGCGTTTTCGTGCGCCCGCACACGTACGCGCAACCAGGAAGGTGCCCGCACCGTGGAAACCGCAGCTCCGTCCGCCGTGATCGTCGCCATCGACGGTCCCTCCGGCACGGGCAAGTCCAGCACCTCCAAGGCCGTGGCCGCCAAGCTCGGGCTGCGCTACCTGGACACCGGTGCCCAGTACCGGGCCATCACCTGGTGGATGATCACCAACGGCGTCGACACCGACGACCCGCAGGCCATCGCGGTCGCCGCGGGCAAGCCGGCCATCGTCTCGGGCACCGACCCGGCCGCCCCCACGATCACCGTGGACGGCCTGGACGCCGCCGGCCCGATCCGTACCCAGGAGGTCACCTCCAAGGTCAGCGCCGTCAGCGCCGTCCCCGAGGTGCGCACCCTCATCACCGGGCTCCAGCGCTCCATCGCCGCCGAGGCGGCGAAGACCGCCGACGGGATCGTCGTCGAGGGCCGGGACATCGGTACCACCGTCCTGCCCGACGCCGACCTCAAGATCTTCCTGACGGCGTCCGCCGAGGCCCGCGCCGCCCGCCGCAGCGGCGAGCTCCGCGGCAAGGAGGCCTCCGACCTCGCCGCCACCAGGGAAGCCCTGATCAAGCGGGACGCTGCCGACTCCGGCCGCAAGACCTCCCCGCTGGCCAAGGCCGGCGACGCCGTCGAGGTCGACACCACCGAGCTCACCCTCGACCAGGTCATCGAATGCGTCGTGACCCTGGTCGAAGAACGGCGCTCCAGGTGAGCGGAGCGCCCTCCCCCAAGGGTGCGGCGGTCGGCAGGCGCATCGGCATCGGGCTCATGTACGGGTTGTGGAAACCGCGCGTACTGGGAGCCTGGCGGGTGCCCGCCGCGGGCCCCGTGATCCTCGCCGTGAACCACTCGCACAACATAGACGGCCCGATGGTGATGGGCACCGCGCCGCGGCCGCTGCACTTCCTGATCAAGAAGGAAGCCTACGTCGGCCCGCTCGGCCCCTTCCTCGAAGGGATCGGGCAGGTCAAGGTGGACCGCGGCGGCGCCGACCGGACGGCGATAGGCCGAGCCCTCGGTGTGCTGGAGAACGGCGGGGCCCTGGGGATCTTCCCGGAGGGCACCCGGGGCGAGGGCGACTTCGCCTCGCTCCGCGCCGGGCTCGCGTACTTCGCGGTCCGCAGCGGCGCGCCGATCGTGCCCGTCGCCGTCCTGGGCAGCGGCGACACCCCCGGGCGGGTCGTCAAGGGCCTGCCCGCCCTCAAGAGCCGGGTCGACGTCGTCTTCGGCTCGGCCTTCGACGCCGGGGACGGTACCGGCCGCCGTACCCGTACCGCGCTGGACCAGGCCACCGTACGCATCCAGGACCGGCTGACCGCCCACCTGGCCGACGCCAAGCGCCTCACCGGGCGCTGAGCGAGACTTGACCTAGTAGTGGAACCGCGCTGCGCGGGTGCCACCGATCACCACGAACGACGAGGAACGGACTTCATGAACGACCAGCACGACCACGGAGCACTTGGCGATGCCGAGTACGCGGAGTTCATGGAGCTCGCCGCGGAAGAGGGCTTCGACATCGAGGACGTCGAAGGCGCGATCGAGGCGGCGGGCCACGGCCCGCTGCCCGTCCTCGCCGTCGTCGGCCGGCCCAACGTCGGCAAGTCGACCCTGGTGAACCGGATCATCGGCCGCCGCGAGGCGGTCGTCGAGGACAAGCCCGGCGTCACCCGCGACCGCGTCACGTACGAGGCCGAGTGGGCCGGCCGCCGCTTCAAGGTCGTCGACACCGGCGGCTGGGAGCAGGACGTCCTCGGCATCGACGCCTCCGTCGCCGCCCAGGCCGAATACGCCATCGAGGCCGCCGACGCGGTCGTCTTCGTCGTGGACGCCAAGGTCGGCGCCACCGACACCGACGAGGCCGTCGTCCGGCTGCTGCGCAAGGCCGGCAAGCCCGTCGTCCTGTGCGCCAACAAGGTCGACGGCCAGAGCGGGGAGTCCGACGCGGCCTCCCTGTGGTCGCTGGGCCTCGGCCAGCCGCACCCCGTCTCCTCGCTGCACGGCCGCGGTACCGGCGACATGCTCGACGCGGTCCTGGAGGCCCTCCCCGAGGCCCCCGAGCAGACCTTCGGCACCCCCGTCGGCGGTCCGCGCCGCATCGCGCTGATCGGCCGCCCGAACGTCGGCAAGTCCTCGCTGCTCAACAAGGTCGCGAAGGAGGACCGCGTCGTCGTCAACGAGCTGGCCGGCACCACCCGCGACCCGGTCGACGAGCTGATCGAGCTCGGCGGCATCACCTGGAAGTTCGTGGACACCGCGGGCATCCGCAAGAAGGTCCACCTCCAGCAGGGCGCCGACTACTACGCCTCCCTGCGCACGGCCGCCGCCGTCGAGAAGGCGGAGGTCGCTGTCATCCTGATCGACACCACCGAGACGATCAGCGTCCAGGACCAGCGCATCATCACCATGGCCGTCGAGGCCGGCCGCGCCATCGTGATCGCCTACAACAAGTGGGACGAGCTCGACGAGGAGCGCCGCTACTACCTCGAGCGTGAGATCGAGACCGAGATGCAGCAGGTCTCCTGGGCGCCCCGGGTGAACGTCTCGGCGCTCACCGGCCGCCACATGGAGAAGCTGGTCCCGGCGATCGAGACCGCCCTTGAGGGCTGGGAGACGCGCGTCCCCACCGGCCGCCTGAACGCGTTCCTCGGCGAGGTCGTCGCCGCGCACCCGCACCCGATCCGCGGCGGCAAGCAGCCCCGCATCCTGTTCGGCACCCAGGCGGGCAGCAAGCCGCCGCGCTTCGTCCTCTTCGCCTCCGGCTTCCTGGAGCACGGCTACCGGCGCTTCATCGAGCGCCGACTGCGCGAGGAGTTCGGCTTCGCGGGCACTCCGATCCACATCTCGGTGCGGGTGCGCGAGAAGCGCGGCGCCCAGCACAAGAAGAAGTAGTCCGGCGCGGGGTCAGTAGCCCCGGCGCGGAGCGGGCGGCAGAGCCGCCGGGATGTGCTGCATCCCGGTCTGGTTCTGCCGCCCGCTCGTGTATGCGGGGCCGTCGCCGCCCTGGCCGGCGTAGGAGTACGACGGCTGCGGGGTGTACGAGGGCTGCCAGCTGTCGCTCTGCTGCCATGCGGAACCGTTCCACCCGCTCCCGGTCCCGCCGCCGTACGAGAATCCGCCGGCGCCGTACGTGCCGCCGTACGAGAACGCCGTGAAGCCGAGGCCCTCCTCGCCCGTGCGGTCACCCGGCAGGGCCCGGAAGGCGCGCAGGTACTCCGAGTACAGCGTGTCGTAGATCGGGGTGTGCGAGGCGGCCGGAGCGCTGTCCCGATCCCGTGAGGGGCGCATCGGGGGGACGGTGCTCGGAAAGGACGGGGCGCGGGAGGAGTCGTATGAATGCACGTATCAGCCAACGAAACCGGCGCCCTGCGGATGCGGGGTGACCGGGGCGAAAACGCAGATCGCCGGGGGTGCGCGGGACGGACCGCGCACCCCCGGCGCACGCCGCCAGGCCCTCCTCGGCGGGAGGCTGGGCGGCAGCTCGGGCAGGGCGAGTGATCCAAAGGGGCGCGCCGGGGAGTGGGGCCGAACGCGCGGAGGAAGCGCGAGGCACGAGCGCTTACGAGCACGTACGGCCCCACGAGCCGGCAACAGGCGCCCCGGAGGTGAACGAGCCCCAGAAAGAGGGGCGTCAGGCGCCCGGCGTACCGGCCAGCGGCATCGAGGCGGCCACGAGCTTGCCCCCGGCGGCGGCCTTGTCGAGCGCGTCGCGCAGCAGGTCCTCGCGGGGCTGCTGGCCGATGGAGCCGACGGGCGCGGCATAGATGAGGACCCGCTGGGTCTTGTTGACGGCGGCCCGCCAGCCGTCGGTGACCGACAGCGCCTGGTGCGCCTGCCACCAGGCGACGGGCTTGCCGCCGTCGGTGCCCGGCTGGAGTACGGCGTGCAGCTGGCCGGCGGCGAGGAGGACCGACCAGCCGGGCAGCGGGGACGGCAGTTCGGCGGTGTTCGTGACCGGGATGAAGCCCTGCTCGATGAGGAGCGGCAGGAAGTCGTCGCCCGGACCGGTGGTGCCGGGGCGGGCGATCGGCGCGGTCGGCTCGACGACCAGGGCGGGGTGCAGCGCGCCGTCGATCAGGATCAGTCCGCTCGTGATGCCGAGGACGGCCTGGCCGCCGGGCACGTTCTGCGGGCCCTCGCCGGGGGCGGGCACCGAAGGAGCCGGGCTGTCGCCGGTGATGCTCCGGACCGCGCCCTGGAGCTGCTCCTCGGAGACGGAGACGACCTGCGAGGGGATGCAGGTGGCATGGGCGAAGGCGAGGACGGCGGTCTCCTCGCCGACGAACAGCACGGTGCTGGTGGGTTCCTTCTCCGGGTCGCCCGGGGTGCGGCAGGAGGTGCAGTCGTAACTGCGTGGCGCGCCCTCGCCGACGAGCAGCCTCTCGGCTTCATCGTCACCGATCTCGGCACGTACCTCATCACTGACGTCGAGCATGCGCGGCACGGGGTGGCTCCTCGGCATAGGTGCGGGGGCCGGGGTGTTCCCGGCTCGCCGGGTCAACGGGAAAGTGGCGGCCGGGGTCACGCCGTTGGAGGGAACGGAATCGAACCTGGCCCCCGGGAGGGTTAACGGTCAGACCGGTGCGTTGTTTTGTGCCAACTCTTTTCTGCTTGTGCGCAGTTGGTGGCCGCTGATGGCCGTTTGGCGGCGGGCCGGCAGTCGGCCGACCGGGTGGGGCCGGGGGCCGCGCCGCGTGGCGGGCGGGGAGGGCTGCGGGGGCTGCGTAGCGTG comes from Streptomyces sp. NBC_01408 and encodes:
- a CDS encoding YidB family protein, producing the protein MAGSDLGSLLGGLLGGGGSGGGQGGGGGNILGSLLGSLLGGGAGGGQAGGGNNPLGGLMDMLNKSGLADQAQSWVGTGENKPVSADQIKEALPAGTLQKVAEQAGVTPEQAADEIAQTLPQAVDKLTPDGQVPSGSLEDIIKAQAL
- a CDS encoding prephenate dehydrogenase, which gives rise to MRTAVVIGTGLIGTSAALALTARGITVHLVDHDPAQARTAAALGAGSDEPLEGQVDLAVVAVPPAHVAATLAEVIGGGVARAYVDVASVKGGPRRELAALGVDLTAYIGTHPMAGKERSGPLAATADLFEGRPWVLTPTRDTDHEVLNLALELVALCRAVPVVMDADAHDRAVALVSHTPQLVSSMVAARLEEADETAVRLCGQGIRDVTRIAASDPRMWVEILSANPGPVADVLSGIAADLAETVAALRGLQSADEEKRRGGAAGIEDVLRRGNAGRVRVPGKHGAAPTVYETVAVLISDQPGELARIFADAGRAGVNIEDVRIEHATGQQAGLVQLMVEPRAVAGLTAELRERGWALRQQ
- the cmk gene encoding (d)CMP kinase: METAAPSAVIVAIDGPSGTGKSSTSKAVAAKLGLRYLDTGAQYRAITWWMITNGVDTDDPQAIAVAAGKPAIVSGTDPAAPTITVDGLDAAGPIRTQEVTSKVSAVSAVPEVRTLITGLQRSIAAEAAKTADGIVVEGRDIGTTVLPDADLKIFLTASAEARAARRSGELRGKEASDLAATREALIKRDAADSGRKTSPLAKAGDAVEVDTTELTLDQVIECVVTLVEERRSR
- a CDS encoding 1-acyl-sn-glycerol-3-phosphate acyltransferase; translated protein: MSGAPSPKGAAVGRRIGIGLMYGLWKPRVLGAWRVPAAGPVILAVNHSHNIDGPMVMGTAPRPLHFLIKKEAYVGPLGPFLEGIGQVKVDRGGADRTAIGRALGVLENGGALGIFPEGTRGEGDFASLRAGLAYFAVRSGAPIVPVAVLGSGDTPGRVVKGLPALKSRVDVVFGSAFDAGDGTGRRTRTALDQATVRIQDRLTAHLADAKRLTGR
- the der gene encoding ribosome biogenesis GTPase Der, yielding MNDQHDHGALGDAEYAEFMELAAEEGFDIEDVEGAIEAAGHGPLPVLAVVGRPNVGKSTLVNRIIGRREAVVEDKPGVTRDRVTYEAEWAGRRFKVVDTGGWEQDVLGIDASVAAQAEYAIEAADAVVFVVDAKVGATDTDEAVVRLLRKAGKPVVLCANKVDGQSGESDAASLWSLGLGQPHPVSSLHGRGTGDMLDAVLEALPEAPEQTFGTPVGGPRRIALIGRPNVGKSSLLNKVAKEDRVVVNELAGTTRDPVDELIELGGITWKFVDTAGIRKKVHLQQGADYYASLRTAAAVEKAEVAVILIDTTETISVQDQRIITMAVEAGRAIVIAYNKWDELDEERRYYLEREIETEMQQVSWAPRVNVSALTGRHMEKLVPAIETALEGWETRVPTGRLNAFLGEVVAAHPHPIRGGKQPRILFGTQAGSKPPRFVLFASGFLEHGYRRFIERRLREEFGFAGTPIHISVRVREKRGAQHKKK